One Streptomyces hundungensis DNA segment encodes these proteins:
- the glgX gene encoding glycogen debranching protein GlgX, with amino-acid sequence MSSAAEQKAVRGAAPGTQGQRGTNGHRGEPGALRPPVWPGAPTPLGARFRVGPDGVAGTNFALWAGGAEAVELCLFDPADTETRLALTELTHGIWHGFVPGVRPGQRYGFRVHGRWDPWTGARWNPAKLLLDPYARAVDGDFALPPEVYGHVRDWPQQQVADTVRDDRDSAPHLPKGVVVQDDDDWADDRRPKTPWADSVIYELHVRGFTRLHPDIPEPLRGTYAGLAHPAAIDHLVRLGVTAVELLPVHQFAHEDHLLRRGLRNYWGYNSIGYFAPHAAYSASGTAGQQVGEFKRMVRALHAAGIEVILDVVYNHTAEAGEMGPTLSLRGIDNRGYYRLQGDARRYADYTGCGNTLHVVQPHVLRLITDSLRYWVTEMGVDGFRFDLAAALARSMHDVDMLSPFLAVIAQDPVLRRVKLIAEPWDVGSGGYQVGSFPPLWTEWNDRYRDAVRDFWRGALPDVRDLGYRLSGSSDLYAWGGRRPYASINFITAHDGFTLRDLVSYERKHNEANGEGNRDGTHDNRAWNCGVEGETDDPEVNALRRRQARNLLTTLLVSTGVPMLVAGDEMGRTQGGNNNAYCQDGEVSWVDWSLRDEPGPRGLLELATRLVALRHRHPVLRRRAFFSGRARGADGLRDLAWFTVRGEEMTEQDWYAPAATLGLYLSGRDIPGRDARGAPVTDDSFLILLHSADRPASCVLPGPPWAASYERVVDTAREDQAEAPGGTHRGGDTVTLPARSLLVLKVVE; translated from the coding sequence GTGTCGAGCGCAGCCGAACAGAAGGCAGTGCGGGGTGCCGCGCCCGGCACGCAGGGGCAGCGAGGAACGAACGGCCACCGAGGTGAACCGGGGGCCCTGCGCCCCCCTGTCTGGCCGGGCGCCCCCACCCCGCTCGGGGCGCGCTTCCGGGTCGGCCCCGACGGTGTCGCGGGCACCAACTTCGCGCTGTGGGCGGGCGGCGCCGAAGCGGTCGAGCTGTGCCTCTTCGACCCGGCGGACACCGAGACCCGCCTCGCGCTCACCGAACTGACCCACGGGATCTGGCACGGCTTCGTCCCGGGCGTACGCCCCGGGCAGCGCTACGGGTTCCGGGTCCACGGGCGCTGGGACCCGTGGACGGGGGCCCGCTGGAACCCGGCGAAGCTGCTGCTCGACCCGTACGCGCGGGCCGTGGACGGCGACTTCGCGCTGCCGCCGGAGGTGTACGGGCACGTACGGGACTGGCCGCAGCAGCAGGTCGCCGACACCGTGCGCGACGACCGGGACTCGGCGCCGCACCTCCCCAAGGGCGTGGTGGTGCAGGACGACGACGACTGGGCGGACGACCGCCGCCCCAAGACCCCCTGGGCCGACTCCGTCATCTACGAGCTGCACGTACGCGGCTTCACCCGGCTCCACCCGGACATCCCCGAGCCCCTGCGCGGCACCTACGCGGGCCTCGCGCACCCGGCCGCCATCGACCACCTGGTGCGGCTCGGGGTGACGGCGGTGGAGCTGCTGCCGGTGCACCAGTTCGCGCACGAGGACCATCTGCTGCGGCGCGGACTGCGCAACTACTGGGGCTACAACTCGATCGGCTACTTCGCCCCGCACGCCGCCTACTCGGCGAGCGGGACCGCCGGGCAGCAGGTCGGCGAGTTCAAGCGGATGGTGCGGGCGCTGCACGCGGCGGGCATCGAGGTCATTCTCGACGTGGTGTACAACCACACCGCCGAGGCCGGGGAGATGGGGCCGACGCTGTCGCTGCGCGGCATCGACAACCGCGGCTACTACCGACTCCAGGGCGACGCCCGCCGCTATGCCGACTACACGGGCTGCGGCAACACCCTGCATGTGGTCCAGCCCCATGTGCTGCGGCTGATCACGGATTCGCTGCGCTACTGGGTGACCGAGATGGGAGTGGACGGCTTCCGGTTCGACCTGGCGGCGGCGCTGGCCCGCTCGATGCACGACGTGGACATGCTGTCGCCCTTTCTCGCCGTGATCGCCCAGGACCCGGTGCTGCGCCGGGTGAAGCTGATCGCCGAACCGTGGGACGTGGGCAGCGGCGGCTACCAGGTGGGCTCCTTCCCGCCGTTGTGGACCGAGTGGAACGACCGCTACCGCGACGCCGTACGCGACTTCTGGCGGGGCGCCCTCCCGGACGTGCGCGATCTGGGGTACCGGCTCTCGGGCTCCAGCGACCTGTACGCCTGGGGCGGCCGGCGCCCGTACGCGTCCATCAACTTCATCACCGCGCACGACGGTTTCACCCTGCGCGACCTGGTCTCCTACGAGCGCAAGCACAACGAGGCCAACGGGGAGGGCAACCGGGACGGCACCCATGACAACCGGGCCTGGAACTGCGGCGTGGAGGGCGAGACCGACGATCCGGAGGTGAACGCCCTGCGGCGGCGCCAGGCGCGGAACCTGCTCACCACCCTGCTGGTGTCGACGGGTGTGCCGATGCTGGTGGCCGGCGACGAGATGGGCCGCACCCAGGGCGGCAACAACAACGCGTACTGCCAGGACGGCGAGGTGAGCTGGGTCGACTGGTCGCTCCGGGACGAGCCCGGCCCCCGGGGGCTGCTCGAACTGGCCACCCGCCTGGTCGCGTTGCGCCACCGCCACCCGGTGCTGCGCCGGCGTGCCTTCTTCTCCGGGCGGGCGCGGGGCGCGGACGGGCTGCGGGACCTGGCCTGGTTCACCGTGCGGGGCGAGGAGATGACGGAACAGGACTGGTACGCCCCGGCCGCGACGCTCGGCCTGTATCTGTCGGGGCGCGACATCCCCGGGCGCGACGCGCGGGGTGCTCCGGTGACCGACGACAGCTTCCTGATCCTGCTGCACTCGGCGGACCGCCCGGCGAGCTGTGTGCTGCCGGGGCCGCCGTGGGCCGCCTCCTACGAACGGGTCGTGGACACCGCGCGGGAGGACCAGGCCGAGGCGCCGGGCGGAACACACCGGGGCGGCGACACGGTGACGCTGCCGGCCCGGTCCCTCCTGGTCCTGAAGGTGGTCGAGTAG
- a CDS encoding enoyl-CoA hydratase/isomerase family protein, translating to MTVKLEVSEGVGTIRLDRPPMNALDIATQDGLRELAEEASRREDVRAVVLYGGEKVFAAGADIKEMQVMDHAAMVVRGRALQDSFTAVAKIPKPVVAAVTGYALGGGCELALCADFRIAGENAKLGQPEILLGLIPGAGGTQRLARLVGPSKAKDLIFTGRQVKADEALAMGLVDQVVPAGEVYERAVAWAARLAKGPAIALRAAKESIDAGLETDIDTGLAVERTWFAALFATEDRERGMRSFVEEGPGKAKFL from the coding sequence ATGACTGTGAAGCTGGAAGTTTCCGAGGGCGTCGGCACCATCCGCCTGGACCGCCCCCCGATGAACGCCCTGGACATCGCGACCCAGGACGGGCTGCGCGAGCTCGCCGAGGAGGCGAGCCGGCGCGAGGACGTGCGGGCGGTGGTCCTGTACGGCGGCGAGAAGGTGTTCGCGGCCGGCGCGGACATCAAGGAGATGCAGGTCATGGACCACGCGGCGATGGTCGTACGCGGCCGGGCGCTCCAGGACTCCTTCACCGCCGTCGCCAAGATCCCCAAGCCCGTCGTGGCGGCCGTCACCGGCTACGCGCTGGGCGGCGGCTGCGAGTTGGCGCTCTGCGCCGACTTCCGCATCGCCGGCGAGAACGCCAAGCTGGGCCAGCCCGAGATCCTGCTCGGCCTCATCCCGGGCGCGGGCGGCACCCAGCGCCTGGCCCGTCTGGTGGGCCCTTCCAAGGCCAAGGACCTCATCTTCACCGGCCGGCAGGTCAAGGCGGACGAGGCGCTCGCCATGGGCCTGGTCGACCAGGTGGTGCCGGCCGGCGAGGTGTACGAGCGGGCCGTCGCCTGGGCCGCCCGGCTCGCCAAGGGCCCGGCCATCGCGCTGCGGGCCGCCAAGGAGTCCATCGACGCCGGTCTGGAGACGGACATCGACACCGGGCTCGCCGTCGAACGCACCTGGTTCGCGGCGCTGTTCGCCACCGAGGACCGCGAGCGGGGTATGCGCAGCTTCGTCGAGGAGGGCCCGGGCAAGGCCAAGTTCCTCTGA
- a CDS encoding L,D-transpeptidase, translating into MNGQPISGASSAAGRRGRRGAVPALIAGALLLLVTACGGGDGSSSNAKAGGASAAEDTKASEAVVTVVPADNAKDVATNGALKISADKGKLTAVAVADSKGNAVAGKISADGLGWIPDQHLASATQYKVHAVAKDTKGRESAKDTTFTTLVPKNTFIGQYVPEDGSTVGVGMPVSINFNRGITNPEAVEKAIAVTAEPSVPVEGHWFGNDRLDFRPEKYWAPGTKVTVKLNLDGVEGRPGVYGKQTRTLHFTIGRSQVSTVDASAHTMRVERDGQLLRTIPISAGAPANTTYNGQMVISEKFEVTRMNGATVGFGGEYDIKDVPHAMRLSSSGTFIHGNYWGDPSVFGSVNTSHGCVGMRDARGAGDPSKPAAWFYDNSLVGDVVVVKNSKDKVIQPDNGLNGWNLSWSEWTK; encoded by the coding sequence TTGAACGGGCAGCCTATTTCGGGGGCTTCGAGCGCGGCCGGACGGCGCGGCCGCAGGGGCGCGGTGCCGGCCCTCATCGCCGGAGCGCTGCTGCTCCTGGTCACGGCGTGCGGCGGGGGCGACGGCTCCAGCTCCAACGCCAAGGCGGGCGGCGCGAGCGCCGCCGAGGACACCAAGGCGTCGGAGGCCGTGGTCACGGTCGTCCCGGCGGACAACGCCAAGGACGTGGCCACCAACGGCGCGCTGAAGATATCCGCCGACAAGGGCAAGTTGACCGCCGTCGCGGTGGCCGACAGCAAGGGCAACGCGGTCGCCGGGAAGATATCCGCGGACGGCCTCGGCTGGATCCCGGACCAGCACCTCGCCTCCGCCACGCAGTACAAGGTCCACGCGGTGGCCAAGGACACCAAGGGCCGCGAGTCCGCGAAGGACACCACCTTCACCACGCTCGTCCCCAAGAACACCTTCATCGGCCAGTACGTGCCCGAGGACGGCTCCACCGTCGGCGTCGGCATGCCGGTCTCCATCAACTTCAACCGGGGCATCACCAACCCGGAGGCGGTCGAGAAGGCCATCGCCGTGACCGCCGAGCCGTCCGTCCCGGTCGAGGGCCACTGGTTCGGCAACGACCGCCTCGACTTCCGGCCCGAGAAGTACTGGGCACCCGGCACCAAGGTCACGGTCAAGCTCAACCTGGACGGCGTCGAGGGCCGGCCCGGCGTCTACGGCAAGCAGACCCGCACCCTGCACTTCACGATCGGCCGCTCCCAGGTCTCCACCGTGGACGCGAGCGCCCACACCATGCGGGTGGAGCGCGACGGCCAGCTCCTGAGGACCATCCCGATCAGCGCGGGCGCCCCGGCGAACACCACGTACAACGGGCAGATGGTCATCAGCGAGAAGTTCGAGGTGACCCGGATGAACGGCGCCACCGTGGGCTTCGGCGGCGAGTACGACATCAAGGACGTGCCGCACGCCATGCGCCTGTCCAGCTCGGGCACCTTCATCCACGGCAACTACTGGGGCGACCCCTCGGTGTTCGGCTCGGTCAACACCAGCCACGGCTGCGTCGGGATGCGCGACGCTCGCGGCGCGGGCGACCCGTCCAAGCCGGCCGCCTGGTTCTACGACAACTCCCTCGTCGGCGACGTGGTCGTGGTGAAGAACTCCAAGGACAAGGTCATCCAGCCCGACAACGGCCTCAACGGCTGGAACCTCTCCTGGTCGGAGTGGACCAAGTAG
- a CDS encoding L,D-transpeptidase, with protein sequence MRDALKRAGAGTAAALAWAGLTAVLVTALTGCSGTALDIGDIGGKPLTPQEAILVTPEDGAKGVKADQKVEVRVPGGRLERVKVMKTEDAQPEEVPGKISADGLTWTPTGGALQLAALYTVDTVALDGHGRRQARHTSFATFVPEHRFIGYFKPENRSTVGVGMIVSFNFNQAIKDKAAVERAITITSQPPVEVRGHWFGKDRLDFRPANYWAPGTKVTVDMRLRDVVAAPGVYGIQDKTIGFTVGRDQESLVDAEAHTMEVRRGGELVSTLPISAGSPKNTTYNGKMIVTEMYDVTRMNSQTVGFGGEYDIPDVPHAIRLTNTGTFLHGNYWAPSSTFGNSNTSHGCVGLRDVKGGSSDTPAGWFFDRTLIGDVVEVVNSHDRQVAPDNGLSGWNMDWPKWKAGSAVS encoded by the coding sequence GTGAGAGACGCACTGAAGCGGGCAGGGGCGGGCACGGCCGCCGCCCTGGCATGGGCAGGACTGACCGCGGTCCTGGTGACCGCGCTGACCGGGTGTTCGGGCACCGCCCTGGACATCGGTGACATCGGGGGCAAGCCCCTGACACCGCAGGAGGCCATCCTGGTGACCCCGGAGGACGGGGCCAAGGGAGTCAAGGCGGACCAGAAGGTGGAGGTACGGGTGCCGGGTGGGCGCCTGGAGCGGGTCAAGGTGATGAAGACGGAGGACGCGCAGCCCGAGGAGGTGCCGGGCAAGATCTCCGCGGACGGGCTGACCTGGACGCCGACCGGCGGCGCGCTGCAACTGGCCGCGCTGTACACGGTGGACACGGTGGCGCTCGACGGCCACGGCCGCCGCCAGGCCCGCCACACCAGCTTCGCCACCTTCGTGCCCGAGCACCGCTTCATCGGGTACTTCAAGCCGGAGAACCGCTCCACGGTGGGCGTCGGCATGATCGTGTCCTTCAACTTCAACCAGGCGATCAAGGACAAGGCGGCCGTCGAGCGCGCCATCACGATCACCTCGCAGCCGCCGGTGGAGGTGAGGGGCCACTGGTTCGGCAAGGACCGGCTCGACTTCCGGCCCGCCAACTACTGGGCGCCCGGCACCAAGGTCACCGTCGACATGCGGCTGCGTGACGTGGTCGCGGCCCCCGGGGTCTACGGCATCCAGGACAAGACGATCGGCTTCACCGTGGGCCGCGACCAGGAGTCCCTGGTGGACGCCGAGGCGCACACCATGGAGGTGCGGCGCGGCGGCGAGCTGGTGTCGACGCTGCCGATCTCCGCGGGCTCGCCGAAGAACACCACGTACAACGGCAAGATGATCGTCACCGAGATGTACGACGTGACGCGGATGAACAGCCAGACGGTCGGCTTCGGCGGCGAGTACGACATCCCGGACGTTCCGCACGCCATCCGGCTGACCAACACCGGCACCTTCCTGCACGGCAACTACTGGGCCCCCTCCAGCACCTTCGGAAACTCCAACACCAGCCATGGCTGCGTCGGTCTGCGCGATGTGAAGGGCGGCAGCTCGGACACCCCCGCGGGCTGGTTCTTCGACCGCACCCTCATCGGCGACGTCGTCGAGGTCGTCAACTCCCACGACCGCCAGGTCGCTCCCGACAACGGGCTCAGTGGCTGGAACATGGACTGGCCGAAGTGGAAGGCGGGCTCCGCGGTCTCCTGA